The Rhodospirillaceae bacterium genome has a window encoding:
- a CDS encoding site-specific integrase, with protein sequence MTKITTGRVNQAEVASAEYMLWDNEIRGFGVRVRPTGRKAYIYKYRTLSGRQRKLTIGTHGDLTADEARHLARKAAAYVAEGGDPAADKADTRKAETVSELCDLYLEDHARPHKKPASVYNDSKMIDKYVKPKLGRSAVVSVENTDIRRIHQSISDKPYVANRVLALLSKMFNLAEEWGIKPLRTNPCYGVRKFKEAKRQRYLTSEELSRLGTALSETQIHTIDEQSSVDAIRLLLLTGCRKSEILTLQWEWVDFESACLRLPDSKTGAKTVPLGAPALRLLQAIYERRVSNFVIPGRHGRNHLINLRLPWLAVCKRADIQGVRLHDLRHTYASFAAGANLSLHVIGTLLGHTQTQTTQRYAHLAKGPAQLAADTIANGLEAALSGNTAQVIQLAKSC encoded by the coding sequence GTGACAAAGATCACCACAGGGCGTGTAAACCAAGCTGAGGTCGCCTCGGCTGAATATATGCTCTGGGATAACGAAATCCGCGGCTTTGGCGTCAGGGTGCGCCCTACGGGCCGTAAAGCGTACATCTACAAATACAGGACACTCTCTGGCCGTCAGCGAAAGCTAACCATAGGCACCCATGGCGATTTAACGGCGGATGAAGCCCGGCACTTAGCTCGAAAAGCGGCAGCCTACGTTGCAGAAGGCGGCGACCCGGCTGCAGATAAAGCTGATACCAGAAAAGCCGAAACAGTTTCAGAACTGTGTGATTTGTACTTGGAAGACCATGCAAGGCCGCACAAAAAGCCCGCAAGCGTCTACAATGACAGCAAAATGATCGACAAGTACGTAAAGCCAAAACTAGGCCGCTCTGCCGTGGTGTCGGTTGAAAATACTGACATACGGCGAATCCACCAAAGCATCAGCGATAAGCCCTACGTTGCAAATCGGGTTCTAGCCTTGCTTTCAAAGATGTTTAACCTCGCCGAAGAGTGGGGAATCAAACCGCTCCGGACAAATCCCTGTTACGGCGTACGCAAATTCAAAGAAGCGAAAAGGCAGCGATATCTGACGTCGGAAGAGCTCAGTCGCCTCGGAACTGCGCTATCCGAAACACAAATTCACACGATTGATGAACAAAGCTCGGTTGATGCAATACGACTTTTGCTTCTAACGGGGTGCAGGAAATCTGAAATCCTAACCCTGCAATGGGAATGGGTTGATTTTGAATCCGCGTGTTTGCGGCTACCCGACTCAAAGACAGGCGCTAAAACGGTTCCGCTAGGAGCGCCAGCGTTACGGCTATTGCAGGCAATTTATGAGCGACGGGTTTCCAATTTTGTAATTCCTGGCCGACACGGGCGGAATCATCTGATCAATCTTCGTCTTCCTTGGTTAGCCGTTTGCAAACGCGCAGACATTCAAGGCGTTCGTCTACACGACCTGCGCCACACCTATGCCAGCTTTGCTGCTGGCGCTAATCTATCGCTTCACGTCATTGGGACATTATTGGGACATACTCAAACCCAAACGACCCAAAGATATGCTCACTTAGCTAAAGGCCCCGCACAACTCGCCGCAGATACTATTGCAAATGGTCTAGAGGCCGCCCTAAGCGGCAATACCGCTCAAGTGATCCAGCTCGCCAAATCCTGCTAA
- a CDS encoding rhamnan synthesis F family protein: MTAGKLTSDAGTSRPDNNIHSRPSGPAFRTYLSEASFWSPQYIEQSAWLDHAPFAFWLMETLKPASLVELGTHGGYSYFAFCQAVQTLALDTRCYAVDHWEGDVHAGHYDEDIFKRVSSHNDMHYATFSRLVRATFDEALDHFEDGSIDLLHIDGRHFYEDVVHDFESWRPKLSDRAVVLFHDTNVREGGFGVFRLWAEIKDQFPSFEFLHGHGLGVLGYGSKLLDDISAFLETSHDLDCVRDIRQAYARLGSTYKATFDARREKSHLEARLAAQEDESKRQQAEIQAQALRASEVERGLVEKLTGMESKLEAETVWRVALEVELEGRERTIKALKSSTSWRVTAPIRSFKRLPQIILARVGYSTANAIRVVYQKTPLLQSSKRRIADLVFRVTKPLLGRTSIYQDWELSRTATKKPSARRKQYLPEKITPWEVARPIEKDYSVAVPFGYDPIPAPPRLAIIVHMFYENMTPEFQRYFKNIPFPFDVFVSTNTPEKKSIIEQFFQGWDRGKLEIRVTENRGRDIAPKLVGFKDVYDKYDYVLHLHSKWSDHAGVLANWRGYILENILGSKEIIYSVFEAFGRDADLGIVASQHFEPVRHWINWGGDFKIARALAERMGISLSDKTVLDFPSGSMFWARSAALKPLLELELKFEDFPEERNQIDKTLAHAIERLYFHVCEKAGFSWMKISHRPLMENTPAIVSIDHHESLKLFMYEHGLTLTGSNLPAPRVSHPAAVPAPAKGLVSRLQKNALGCDLPINTDLHVYVGVVTYNNSKDQIDRITTSAQKALKKAGFATAGRVILIDNGSPSEVATPDNPAVVAIPSQGNIGFGAAHNQLMEKAFKQGADIYIAANPDGAFHPDAISALVQMIENFDGRALVEAVQFPLEHPKTYDPYTFETSWVSGACLAIPRVAYEELGGFDEVFFMYCEDVDYSWRARANGFALKVCPRALFLHEVSNRQQDNATLRMIYTSGVSLARKWGHEDFESWLTGKLTGRGFPLPEEQPVPVPKEWQRVSNFEHQFSFSEVRW, translated from the coding sequence ATGACCGCCGGTAAACTCACCAGCGATGCCGGCACGTCACGGCCTGACAATAATATTCATTCGCGTCCTTCAGGGCCGGCGTTTCGGACGTATCTGTCAGAGGCATCGTTTTGGTCTCCCCAATATATTGAGCAATCTGCTTGGCTTGATCATGCGCCGTTTGCATTTTGGCTTATGGAGACCTTAAAGCCCGCGAGTTTGGTCGAGCTTGGAACCCATGGCGGCTATTCTTATTTTGCGTTTTGCCAAGCTGTACAGACGCTCGCACTTGATACACGGTGTTACGCCGTAGACCACTGGGAAGGAGATGTGCACGCGGGTCATTACGATGAAGACATTTTTAAACGAGTGTCGTCACACAATGATATGCATTATGCGACATTCTCCCGTTTGGTGCGCGCAACTTTTGACGAAGCCTTAGATCATTTTGAAGATGGTTCAATTGACCTTCTGCATATCGATGGTCGCCACTTCTATGAAGATGTAGTGCATGATTTTGAAAGCTGGCGCCCAAAGCTGTCAGATCGCGCTGTTGTATTATTCCACGACACGAATGTTCGCGAGGGCGGCTTTGGTGTCTTCCGTCTGTGGGCAGAAATTAAAGATCAATTTCCGTCGTTTGAATTTCTCCATGGTCATGGATTAGGTGTGCTTGGTTACGGCTCAAAGTTGCTAGATGATATCTCTGCCTTTCTAGAGACGTCGCATGATCTCGATTGCGTGCGTGACATTCGACAAGCCTATGCGCGTTTAGGGTCTACCTATAAGGCGACGTTTGACGCGCGCCGCGAAAAATCTCATTTGGAAGCACGCCTGGCCGCACAAGAAGACGAATCCAAACGCCAACAAGCTGAAATACAGGCGCAAGCCTTACGCGCAAGTGAAGTGGAGCGCGGACTCGTCGAGAAACTTACGGGCATGGAGTCTAAGCTTGAGGCAGAGACGGTGTGGCGTGTTGCTCTTGAAGTGGAGTTGGAGGGACGCGAACGCACCATAAAAGCACTTAAGTCTTCAACCAGCTGGCGTGTAACAGCTCCAATACGCTCTTTCAAACGCTTGCCACAGATCATCTTGGCCAGAGTTGGCTATTCAACAGCCAATGCCATTCGCGTTGTTTACCAAAAAACACCACTGCTTCAGAGCAGCAAGCGGCGTATTGCTGATTTGGTGTTTAGAGTCACTAAACCATTGTTGGGCCGAACGTCTATTTACCAAGATTGGGAGTTGTCTCGCACCGCTACGAAAAAGCCATCTGCCCGTCGCAAGCAATACCTGCCTGAAAAAATCACGCCATGGGAAGTCGCGCGGCCAATTGAAAAAGACTACAGCGTTGCCGTGCCCTTTGGCTACGATCCCATCCCTGCGCCGCCACGTTTGGCGATTATTGTTCACATGTTTTATGAAAATATGACGCCAGAATTTCAGCGCTATTTTAAAAACATACCATTTCCCTTTGATGTTTTTGTTTCGACGAACACACCCGAAAAGAAGTCGATAATAGAGCAATTTTTTCAAGGTTGGGATCGGGGTAAACTTGAGATCCGCGTTACGGAGAATCGGGGGCGCGACATAGCGCCTAAACTTGTCGGATTTAAGGATGTTTACGACAAGTATGATTACGTTCTGCACTTGCATTCCAAGTGGTCTGATCATGCAGGCGTTCTGGCCAATTGGCGCGGCTACATTCTTGAAAACATACTCGGCTCCAAGGAAATTATTTACAGCGTTTTTGAAGCGTTTGGTCGCGATGCTGACCTCGGTATTGTGGCGTCCCAACATTTCGAGCCGGTGCGTCATTGGATTAACTGGGGGGGTGATTTCAAGATCGCCCGGGCGCTCGCTGAACGTATGGGGATTTCACTGTCAGACAAAACGGTACTTGATTTCCCATCTGGCTCTATGTTCTGGGCGCGTTCTGCAGCTCTGAAGCCGTTGCTCGAACTCGAATTAAAATTTGAAGATTTCCCGGAAGAGCGCAATCAAATTGATAAGACCCTCGCTCATGCGATAGAGCGCTTATACTTTCATGTGTGCGAGAAAGCCGGGTTTAGCTGGATGAAAATATCTCATCGACCTTTGATGGAGAACACGCCGGCGATTGTTTCTATTGATCACCATGAATCGTTGAAGTTGTTCATGTATGAGCACGGTCTTACCTTGACGGGATCGAATCTCCCAGCGCCTCGCGTCTCTCACCCTGCTGCTGTTCCTGCGCCTGCAAAGGGCCTTGTTTCTCGGTTGCAAAAAAATGCACTTGGGTGTGATTTGCCGATCAATACTGACTTACATGTTTATGTTGGGGTCGTGACTTACAACAACTCCAAGGATCAGATTGATCGCATCACGACCAGTGCTCAAAAGGCCCTTAAGAAAGCGGGTTTTGCCACGGCTGGTCGTGTCATACTCATCGACAATGGATCGCCGTCTGAAGTTGCCACACCGGATAACCCCGCCGTTGTGGCGATTCCCAGTCAGGGTAACATCGGTTTTGGTGCGGCTCATAATCAGTTGATGGAAAAAGCGTTCAAACAGGGCGCTGATATCTATATTGCCGCGAACCCCGATGGGGCGTTCCACCCGGATGCGATCAGCGCGCTTGTCCAAATGATAGAGAATTTCGATGGCCGTGCGTTGGTTGAGGCCGTTCAATTTCCTTTGGAACATCCCAAAACCTATGACCCCTATACATTTGAAACAAGCTGGGTTTCTGGGGCCTGCTTGGCAATTCCCAGGGTGGCGTACGAAGAACTCGGTGGCTTCGATGAAGTGTTTTTTATGTATTGCGAAGACGTTGACTATTCATGGCGGGCTCGTGCGAATGGATTTGCTCTTAAAGTTTGTCCACGCGCTTTGTTTCTTCATGAAGTTAGCAATCGCCAACAGGACAATGCGACGTTGCGTATGATCTACACCTCAGGCGTCAGCCTGGCACGCAAATGGGGTCATGAAGACTTTGAGTCCTGGTTAACAGGAAAGCTTACCGGTAGAGGTTTCCCTCTCCCAGAAGAACAACCTGTGCCAGTACCAAAAGAATGGCAAAGAGTTTCAAATTTCGAGCATCAGTTCAGTTTCTCTGAGGTACGTTGGTAA
- a CDS encoding helix-turn-helix domain-containing protein — translation MTAQSAQIVVDDEQLMTQKEAAEFLKVTPRTLEKWRYQGGGPEYYRYSARCVRYAQSDLKRWIDERKRKSTSEQ, via the coding sequence ATGACGGCCCAATCAGCGCAAATAGTCGTAGATGACGAACAGTTGATGACCCAAAAAGAAGCTGCAGAATTCTTGAAAGTAACGCCGCGCACGCTGGAGAAATGGCGCTACCAAGGCGGTGGTCCAGAGTACTACCGCTATTCCGCAAGATGTGTCCGCTATGCTCAGTCCGACTTAAAAAGGTGGATCGACGAGCGAAAGCGAAAGTCGACATCTGAACAGTGA
- a CDS encoding ABC transporter ATP-binding protein, giving the protein MSSNTHPASSQVSNYVVTARGLSKSYTLYQRSSERLLHLLLPWRTYPAFEALKDVSFHVRRGETVGIIGENGAGKSTLLQIVTGTILPTTGEVQISGRVAALLELGAGFEPDFTGRENIYLNGTILGLTRRQLDERMDDIIAFSELEEFIDRPVKTYSSGMFMRLAFSVAAHVDADVLIIDEALSVGDARFTQKCMRFLNDFKQRGSILFVSHDLGAVAGLCDRAIWLEHGKIQAEGDAGRICEQYVESLFRNTPPEITEGGSERHVPVQLGSKVSGAQANYTLSGNSVEIGGGESPPFSKPGITTCSPFSKTANSFGSGGASVIDAGLWDVQTGGRLTQVTDGQQVELRIVVVADEDVKRPIFGFYIKDRLGQNLLGENTVTDRVAVPSIPAGESMAACFYMRWPALMTGTYALTVAIADGVMDDHIQRHWMHDAVMFEVISSAARHGLVGLDISKVTVDRCFQ; this is encoded by the coding sequence ATGTCCTCTAACACGCATCCTGCTTCATCCCAGGTATCGAATTATGTGGTGACAGCGCGCGGTCTCTCCAAATCTTACACCCTTTATCAAAGATCATCGGAGCGGCTTTTACATCTGCTCTTGCCGTGGCGGACATACCCGGCTTTTGAAGCCCTAAAAGATGTTTCTTTCCATGTTAGGCGGGGCGAGACCGTTGGTATCATTGGTGAAAATGGGGCCGGCAAATCCACATTACTTCAAATCGTGACGGGCACCATTTTACCTACTACCGGCGAAGTGCAGATTTCCGGTCGGGTCGCGGCTTTGTTGGAGTTGGGCGCCGGTTTTGAACCAGACTTTACTGGGCGCGAGAATATCTATTTGAACGGAACGATTCTGGGGCTGACTCGCCGTCAACTTGACGAACGCATGGATGACATCATTGCCTTCTCAGAGCTTGAAGAATTTATTGATCGCCCTGTTAAAACCTATTCCAGCGGTATGTTCATGCGCTTGGCTTTCTCTGTGGCCGCCCATGTGGATGCCGATGTGCTCATCATCGACGAGGCCCTGTCTGTCGGCGACGCCCGCTTTACGCAAAAGTGCATGCGTTTTTTGAATGACTTCAAACAACGTGGCTCCATTCTATTTGTCAGTCATGATCTGGGCGCTGTGGCGGGGTTGTGTGATCGTGCGATTTGGTTAGAGCACGGTAAAATCCAAGCGGAAGGTGATGCCGGTCGCATTTGCGAACAATACGTTGAATCTCTTTTCAGAAACACGCCACCAGAAATCACGGAAGGCGGTTCAGAACGGCACGTACCTGTGCAGCTAGGCTCCAAGGTAAGTGGTGCTCAGGCGAACTATACCTTAAGTGGGAATTCGGTAGAGATAGGAGGTGGGGAGTCGCCGCCGTTCTCGAAGCCAGGAATCACAACTTGTTCGCCCTTTAGTAAAACTGCGAACAGTTTCGGTAGTGGTGGTGCCAGCGTCATTGATGCCGGGTTATGGGATGTCCAAACGGGGGGGCGCTTAACGCAGGTCACTGATGGGCAACAGGTTGAGCTTCGCATTGTTGTCGTTGCTGATGAGGACGTTAAGCGACCCATTTTTGGTTTTTATATTAAAGACCGGCTGGGTCAGAATCTGCTGGGTGAGAACACCGTGACGGATCGTGTGGCAGTGCCCTCCATACCTGCGGGTGAGTCTATGGCCGCGTGTTTTTACATGCGGTGGCCAGCTTTGATGACGGGAACCTATGCGTTAACGGTAGCGATCGCGGATGGGGTGATGGACGATCATATACAGCGCCATTGGATGCATGATGCTGTGATGTTCGAGGTCATTTCGAGCGCGGCACGCCATGGTTTGGTCGGGCTAGATATTTCAAAGGTTACGGTAGATCGCTGTTTTCAGTAG
- a CDS encoding glycosyltransferase family 2 protein, with product MSEQMDVIVRFHDARRLSELKRCVFSLTHQSYQPLCVILAVQRFSDSEIKSLRTALDELSDGYDLEIKIVNWEKPEPVDARSALLNLGIANAEGRYLAFLDYDDVMYPEAYETLISRLKTTDAAIVFASVRVMLLDVYEDFFYAAEQVTPGYRGSGLIDLLRNNFCPLHSYAIDRHKILNAELSFDTVRTMQEDYDLLLRICAKYASDFGLIGTQIGDYNYKSDGSNTVPTGGALSGEVLAQLEAVKTAMEVRRRTTAVSLDVQNSLGLSEAIEGATIRDVIDRVARGG from the coding sequence ATGTCAGAGCAAATGGATGTCATTGTCAGGTTTCATGATGCGCGGCGTTTGTCTGAATTAAAACGTTGCGTGTTCTCTCTGACTCATCAGAGTTATCAGCCACTATGTGTCATTCTCGCAGTTCAGCGTTTTTCAGACTCAGAGATTAAGAGTCTACGCACAGCGTTAGATGAATTAAGTGATGGCTATGATCTTGAGATTAAGATTGTGAATTGGGAGAAGCCAGAACCAGTTGATGCCCGTTCGGCCCTGTTAAATCTTGGGATCGCCAATGCTGAGGGGCGCTACCTTGCGTTTCTCGATTATGATGACGTTATGTATCCAGAGGCTTATGAAACACTGATATCCCGTTTAAAGACAACGGACGCAGCAATCGTATTCGCATCGGTGCGCGTTATGCTGTTGGATGTTTATGAGGATTTCTTTTATGCCGCTGAGCAGGTGACGCCAGGTTATCGCGGGTCGGGTCTGATTGACCTACTCCGCAACAATTTTTGCCCGTTGCACAGCTACGCTATTGATCGTCATAAAATACTGAATGCTGAACTCTCGTTCGATACTGTTCGAACGATGCAAGAAGACTATGATCTTCTTTTGCGGATATGTGCCAAGTATGCGTCAGATTTTGGGCTCATCGGCACTCAAATTGGTGACTACAATTACAAATCAGATGGCAGTAATACGGTGCCAACCGGGGGGGCTCTGTCTGGCGAAGTGTTGGCTCAACTCGAAGCTGTCAAAACAGCGATGGAAGTGCGGCGACGGACTACAGCAGTCTCTCTGGACGTCCAGAATTCCCTCGGACTTTCTGAAGCCATAGAGGGGGCCACGATTCGTGATGTTATTGATCGTGTTGCTAGGGGCGGATGA
- a CDS encoding helicase RepA family protein, which translates to MKVLSEAQLDALPDPEWYIDGILPQRSLVVLYGPPGSGKTFVALSMALAVASNSPWIGRVTSSAPVLFIAAEGAFGMKYRSRAFKQHYGINQPLNIHYIPEPVNLLDPKQVEAARALIAKNHQNTGLIIIDTVARCFVGGDENSAKDMGLAVSSMDILRGATGATVLAIHHTTKNTGTERGSSALRGAADAMISCSGGTENFNIVALSCDKMKDAEPFEDMPLELKRVELGAGKSSLVIQRATGPLALTKKGGGNRACARALEILQDSFGESGATNGQWREAFEKDTGQSKATFDRSVRQLKQAKQIKQYGSGQGATYTAVSEKAVSVSPGCHGSITIPATGVSSAPPLGADTDTNDTNTKIEVGKTETDNGSGSSKIETLSRGKAS; encoded by the coding sequence GTGAAAGTCTTATCTGAAGCTCAGCTCGATGCGCTTCCAGATCCAGAATGGTATATCGACGGTATCCTGCCGCAAAGATCACTTGTTGTGCTTTACGGGCCTCCCGGCTCAGGCAAAACATTCGTAGCGCTTAGCATGGCATTGGCAGTCGCCAGCAACTCACCTTGGATAGGAAGAGTAACTTCAAGTGCCCCCGTATTGTTCATTGCGGCAGAGGGCGCGTTTGGCATGAAGTATCGCTCACGGGCGTTCAAACAGCATTATGGGATAAACCAACCTTTAAACATCCATTACATTCCTGAACCGGTTAATCTTCTAGACCCTAAACAGGTGGAAGCAGCTCGCGCCCTTATAGCTAAAAATCATCAAAATACTGGCCTGATCATAATCGATACTGTTGCGCGATGTTTTGTTGGCGGGGACGAAAACTCTGCCAAAGACATGGGGCTTGCCGTCTCTTCAATGGATATACTGCGAGGGGCAACTGGCGCGACCGTCTTAGCAATCCACCACACCACGAAAAATACAGGGACTGAACGCGGCAGCAGCGCACTTAGAGGGGCTGCAGATGCAATGATCTCCTGCTCAGGTGGTACGGAGAATTTTAATATCGTTGCTCTTTCCTGCGACAAAATGAAAGACGCAGAGCCATTTGAAGACATGCCCTTAGAGCTAAAACGCGTGGAGTTGGGCGCAGGCAAATCATCCCTTGTCATACAACGCGCAACCGGCCCCCTGGCTCTAACCAAAAAAGGCGGGGGTAACAGGGCGTGTGCCCGTGCGCTTGAGATTCTGCAAGATTCGTTTGGGGAATCAGGAGCGACAAACGGTCAATGGCGCGAGGCGTTTGAAAAGGACACGGGCCAATCTAAGGCAACCTTTGACCGTTCAGTTCGACAGTTAAAACAAGCAAAACAAATCAAACAATACGGCTCGGGCCAAGGGGCTACGTATACCGCCGTATCCGAAAAAGCAGTGTCGGTGTCACCGGGGTGTCACGGCAGTATCACGATACCAGCAACCGGTGTCAGTTCGGCCCCACCCCTTGGGGCCGATACCGATACAAATGACACAAATACAAAAATCGAAGTCGGCAAAACGGAGACTGATAATGGATCAGGTAGTAGTAAAATTGAAACCCTCTCACGGGGGAAAGCCAGTTGA
- a CDS encoding glycosyltransferase family 4 protein has product MNLHPDSLSDSSGQPRLLILVTEYSYFLSHKLPLASAASEAGFDVIVAARCEEGATLTPPAGHTFTVVAVPWRRTGSIVTAVLRVIPDVLRIRSVFADVRPDVAHCISLKPAIIGALAAYQQPVQMLHSINGFGFVFYAKSLLARAIQACCGLILSRSVASRTGRIILQNQDDLRLVAEDFGVSDSKLSLIRGSGIDPLEYESTPEPVGPSITFLMLSRLLYMKGIAVAIDAFKILKERGVNAALVICGAPDPSNPSSIPQEVLDAWFQIPGVTFRGQVEDVRLALRDAHAVVHPALGGEGLPKALLEAAAMARPMIASDIGGNREIVLHEQTGLLVPPGDAEALADAMERMSIESENRRFWGNAAREKVSAEFSVEVVRQAHIELYAGCRAQLGCSLAK; this is encoded by the coding sequence ATGAATTTGCACCCCGATTCACTTTCGGATTCTTCTGGTCAGCCGCGCCTTTTGATTCTGGTGACTGAGTATTCCTACTTTTTATCCCACAAGTTGCCTCTGGCCTCTGCCGCGTCTGAGGCTGGGTTCGACGTTATTGTAGCGGCCCGCTGCGAAGAAGGTGCGACGCTTACTCCTCCCGCGGGTCATACGTTTACCGTGGTTGCAGTGCCCTGGCGTCGGACCGGATCGATTGTAACGGCGGTTCTGAGGGTGATTCCCGATGTTCTTCGCATCCGCAGTGTTTTCGCTGATGTCCGGCCTGATGTGGCGCACTGTATCTCGCTCAAACCGGCCATCATCGGTGCCTTGGCAGCGTATCAGCAGCCTGTTCAGATGCTTCATTCCATCAACGGTTTTGGTTTTGTCTTTTATGCCAAGTCACTCTTGGCGCGTGCGATTCAAGCCTGCTGCGGCCTCATACTAAGCCGGTCCGTCGCATCCAGAACCGGACGAATTATCTTGCAAAACCAGGACGACTTAAGGCTTGTGGCTGAAGACTTTGGGGTTTCTGACAGTAAGCTCAGCCTTATCCGAGGGTCTGGTATTGATCCTCTGGAGTATGAGAGCACGCCAGAGCCTGTCGGGCCTTCCATCACCTTTCTGATGCTGTCGCGATTGCTCTATATGAAGGGCATCGCGGTGGCGATTGATGCGTTTAAAATCTTGAAGGAGAGAGGTGTAAACGCAGCGCTGGTTATTTGTGGGGCACCTGACCCAAGCAACCCGTCATCCATACCGCAGGAGGTGCTGGATGCGTGGTTTCAAATTCCGGGTGTGACATTTCGCGGCCAGGTCGAAGACGTAAGGCTTGCGCTCCGTGACGCCCATGCTGTGGTCCACCCAGCGCTCGGTGGTGAGGGGCTGCCCAAAGCCTTGTTGGAAGCAGCGGCCATGGCGCGGCCGATGATTGCCTCTGATATTGGGGGCAATCGCGAAATCGTTTTGCATGAACAGACTGGTTTGCTGGTGCCGCCAGGTGACGCCGAAGCATTGGCTGATGCTATGGAACGAATGAGCATTGAGTCAGAAAACCGCCGATTTTGGGGCAATGCTGCCCGCGAGAAGGTGTCGGCGGAATTCTCTGTTGAGGTTGTGCGCCAGGCACATATTGAACTTTATGCAGGCTGCCGTGCGCAGTTAGGGTGCTCGTTAGCCAAATAA
- a CDS encoding ABC transporter permease, with translation MTAKAQPGLHHNSVQDIIIPVAVIFRHYLIFRQFLQRAIARRYRLSAFGLLWTVLVPLFTLAIYTLVFGVVLQSRWAGDAGSSDTSSFGLYLFSGLIVFWLMADVVGAAPSAIVEYTNLVKKAVFPLEVLPLIAVGSAVFHALISTAVLLAAILVFKGEIPGTAFYVPLILFPFVLLLMGFGWLLSAIGVFFRDIQHIVGLLMTGVLFLSPIFYSIERLGPALKLVILLNPVTFIVTQMRAVLLDGASPNWLGLALYFGVAWLIASTGLAFFRYARKSFADVL, from the coding sequence ATGACAGCTAAAGCTCAGCCAGGGCTGCACCACAATTCTGTTCAGGACATCATTATCCCTGTTGCTGTCATTTTTAGGCACTACCTCATTTTCCGCCAGTTTCTCCAGCGCGCAATAGCGCGCCGCTATCGCCTTAGCGCTTTTGGTTTGCTGTGGACAGTGTTGGTGCCTTTGTTCACGCTGGCGATTTATACCCTGGTCTTCGGGGTCGTCTTGCAAAGCCGCTGGGCTGGCGATGCGGGGAGCAGTGATACCAGTTCATTCGGACTCTACCTTTTTTCTGGCCTAATTGTCTTTTGGCTGATGGCAGATGTGGTTGGGGCAGCGCCATCGGCTATTGTTGAATATACAAACCTCGTCAAGAAGGCCGTGTTTCCGCTTGAAGTTTTGCCACTGATCGCTGTGGGAAGTGCTGTCTTTCATGCTTTAATCAGTACGGCAGTCTTGCTGGCAGCGATTTTGGTTTTTAAAGGGGAGATCCCTGGAACCGCATTCTACGTGCCTTTAATTCTTTTTCCCTTTGTGCTGCTGCTCATGGGCTTTGGTTGGTTGTTGTCAGCTATTGGTGTTTTCTTCCGCGATATACAGCACATCGTCGGGTTGTTGATGACGGGTGTTTTGTTTCTTTCCCCGATTTTCTACTCTATTGAACGTCTTGGCCCGGCCTTAAAATTGGTCATTCTGCTCAATCCGGTGACGTTTATTGTAACGCAGATGCGCGCTGTTCTGTTGGATGGGGCAAGTCCTAATTGGCTTGGACTTGCGTTATATTTCGGCGTCGCTTGGCTTATTGCTTCGACCGGACTGGCGTTTTTCCGTTACGCCCGCAAGAGTTTCGCTGATGTCCTCTAA